DNA sequence from the Juglans microcarpa x Juglans regia isolate MS1-56 chromosome 5S, Jm3101_v1.0, whole genome shotgun sequence genome:
GTGACCCCGAGTTTCaggtaataattaattaattagttcctTCATCAAAAGAGGAATGCTAtttattgtcattttatttagCATTCTCTCATTCTTCCATAATATGGTATTATATaagtgaaaaatatattttatatcaatcaTTTGATGCTACATCAATTAATGTTGAGTGGATGATCGTTAAAATGATGgtgaataatatttatgaattatatTGTACAAATTTAAATCATACATCTTTTAGCTGTaagctctctctcccttttctctccaAAGAGTCACCCCAGCAAAAACCCAACCCGAGTGAAACGCCAATCTGcaattttccaaaacccaacgACCAATACGTGCCCCTCCGCAGGATTCCCAAGATGCCGATCCTTCGAACAGCCGAAAGCTTTCGTTGAATGGAATGGCATGTGAGTTACACAAGCGGGTTATAGCAGCGCGTGAGATTCACGTGCCACCGTACCAGAAAGCTTCTACTATCGCCACGCGTGGTGTTTCTGGGACTAGGGATCTCAGTTTCTTCAAACTCGACTAGGCGTCACACTCCTAGTGTGGTGCATGTCCCTCACGCTCCACCACAGtctctttgtttcttgtattttgCTTTCCTTCAAACTGAAAATTCGAATCTACAGttgtaatccgtcattttcaCATATATCTTTATGTTTATTGTTATTGCCTTCTGTTTaggcaaaaataaaattaaaattaaaatgaaagtcTCTTGGACATTTTGTCCATAGAGTAGTGAAAGTCCTCTCCTCCTCTGGAGGTAGAGTTTGAAATCCCTGCTTTAAGCAGAGTGTGATCTCTCATATGGTTTGTCTTTAGAGAATTATAGAAGTTAAAACCATACcaatcacaaagaaatttgtgtactGGTGGAACTCCAACTGTGAGTAGTTGGCTTGtaatctgatatttttttttttttgtatgtatcaagtcacaattataacttcattttcatgaatgaatgaagtctattttctataataataataaaaaaatcatacatcttcaatataataaatatttgtttcacatatcttttaattttaattttttaaatcatgataTGTCAATATGTAGAATAATAAAGTTTAGGGTTCATTGGTTTTCACTATTTTATAAAGGTCTAAATATCTCCACCAATCTTTTATTAAGAAATGAACGAAAAGATTGTGACGTGATATTAGCATGCGGTTGTCAACTTTTGAATCGCTGACATGGTATATATTGATGTCGTATGTTAGTCAATTAAAAACTAGCAAATGGCCTTCCGTTAACCTTTTAACGAGAGATTGATAAATATGAGTATTATCGATCTTTTATTActcttctattattttttttaatttttaattttttttaaaaaaaaattattttctttaatgattaagaaagtaactgaaattatatatttttaaaatttttcttaataattaaagataataaaagaatacttaaaaaaacaaaaataaatagactaaaaataataaagtggTAATAAAAAGcgataaatatgttatataccTAATTgcaaattcttttaattttaattttttttataaaattaaatattaatttttttattgtcagAAGCATCGTCTGGTACCATGGTCCATGAGGTCAAAgccaattttcttttgttgcatATTCATTGTGTTGTCTATTGAATCGTCCTAGAGATATTAAATTCTATGGATCCCATCATTTTCAAGGTACGAGAATGAATGTTCGTTCAGATTAcattataaaaaattctttgTTATTCTTGcaccatacaaaataaataaataaataaaataaaataaaaattattctatttattatttttatactattcatctgttaaaaaaatattttcttttaacaagaATATAACGTAGagataatgagtaaaattttaaaaaaataaagattcatGTTAAAATTGTGTGATATAAGTTTACTGAATAGAATAACTCTCATGTCTAATGGataataataagtttattatcCTCTTACTATTATTTGACTActctataatatatttgaaatttttattttttattttttattgtttttttttaattatttttttaacatctttaatcattacgaagaaattttaaaaaaatatatacaactttattaatagttaattttttaatcattaaataaaaaaataaaatgagcagTAAATAGATGGTTTGAGGTAGTAAGCctataattatcaatttcttaatatatacaattaaaatgacataaatACCCTCCATTaagaagattttagaaaaaaagcgACCGAGTTCCGACATGGGAAGCTCAATCCTGGCTATGGCTCCTCCATCGGCCTCAGCGCCCATCACCACGGGAACTCTGAAAAATAATGGAAAGTTTCATTCTTATATATGAATGTATTAATTGCAGGCAGAGCTCGCAAAAGCACTAAGAGACTATGTTGGGAGGGAGACACCTCTCTACTTCGCTGAGCGGCTCTCAAATCACTACAAGAACAATGAAGGAGAAGGGCCAGATATATATCTGAAacgagaagatctcacccatggTGGAGCACACAAGATCAACAACGCTATCGCACAGGCGATGATTGCCAAACGCATGGGCCGGAAACGCGTGGTGGCAGCCACTGGTGCTGGACAGCATGGTGTGGCAACAGCTGCTGCTTGTGCCAAACTTTCTTTGGAGTGCACCATCTTTACGGGCACCAAAGACATGGAGAAACAGTCTTCTAATTTGCTCTTGATGAAATTGCTGGGTGCCCAGGTATTATAATTACACTTCTTCTTTTAGCTCCAAACTCTTCTACATTTATGCAATTCAGTTAATCTTTCCATTAACGAAGATCAGTATAATACGTGTCTCCAACTACAAAGTAAACTTCATTGTTTCTATATGGCCATACTGTCGTAGGTTAAATCCGTGGAGGGGAGTTTTAAGGAAGCAACCTCGGATGCAATTCGGGAATGGGTGGGAGACATGGAAACCAGTTATTACTTGCCTGGCACAGTCGTGGGGCCTCATCCATGTCCAAGCATGGTCCGAGAATTTCAGTCAGTGATTGGAAAGGAAACAAGAAGGCAAGCAATGGAGAAATGGGGTGGCAAACCAGATGTATTGCTTGCCTGTGTAGGGACTGGTTCTAATGCATTGGGGTTGTTCCATGAATTTATTGAAGATAAAGATGTGAGGTTGATTGGAGTTGAGGGTGCTGGGCTTGGCTTAGAAAGTGGTAGGCACTCTGCAACTCTGGCTAGAGGTGATGTGGGTGTTTTTCATGGAGCCATGAGCTATTTGTTGCAAGATGAGGAAGGCCAGATCTTAGAACCATACTCAATTGCTGTGGggtaagttaaaaaaaaaaaagaaaaaagcatcaGGTTTTTAATGCATGAAATTTGTACCAACTGGCTATGGAGACTTTGTCTCTGAAtctaatatttgaaaatgttaattgGTAGCTGTGATACATGTGAGCCGAATCCACTAATTAAATGCAGGTTGCAGTACCCTGGGGTTGGCCCGGAGCTGAGCTTTCTCAAAGATACAGGACGTGCTGAGTTTTACACTGCCACAGACCGGGAAGCCATTGATGCTATACAACGAGC
Encoded proteins:
- the LOC121268203 gene encoding tryptophan synthase beta chain 1-like; this encodes MPQVVETVDDEDHDEIRKVGRNNEGRFGRFGGKYVPEILMASLSELQSQFNFILRDPEFQAELAKALRDYVGRETPLYFAERLSNHYKNNEGEGPDIYLKREDLTHGGAHKINNAIAQAMIAKRMGRKRVVAATGAGQHGVATAAACAKLSLECTIFTGTKDMEKQSSNLLLMKLLGAQVKSVEGSFKEATSDAIREWVGDMETSYYLPGTVVGPHPCPSMVREFQSVIGKETRRQAMEKWGGKPDVLLACVGTGSNALGLFHEFIEDKDVRLIGVEGAGLGLESGRHSATLARGDVGVFHGAMSYLLQDEEGQILEPYSIAVGLQYPGVGPELSFLKDTGRAEFYTATDREAIDACQLLCRLEGIIPSLEASHALAFLDKLCPTLPAATKVVVNCSGCGDKDVATLFNHKHHSM